TGGCTGGTCCTCGGCGGCGTCCTGTGGAATGTGGTCTTCGACACGATTGTCGTGCAGGGCGGGCGCGATTACCTCGTCCGGCAGCAGCGTCACCAACGGGGCATCGGGCCGGCCGTGACCATCCACGGGGTGATGGACGAGGCCGTGGCGCGCGGCGCACGGACGGCGACCGCGATTGGCGGGGGCGTCGCGGCCGTCGGCCTCACGCTCGTCTGGCTGGCGGGCCGCCGGCGGGTCAGAACGCTAGCGCGCGGGAGCGAGTAGCCTCGCTTCGATCTTCGGCAGCGCCGCCACCAGCGTCCGTCCCACGGCTTCGATGCTGCGGGCACTCACTTTGTCCAGCGTGTCTTCGGGCGTGTGCCAGTAGGTCGAGTAGTCCAGGTCGATGATGTCGACGGCAGGCAACCCGGCCTGCAGAAACGCCATGTGGTCGTCTTCGACGGCCATGGTGTCGTTGGGGAAGCTGTCGCCATATCCGTTGGCGCGCGCCTCGGACCAGATGATGTCGGTCATCCACGGGGTCGAATACGACTCGCGGCGGATGTTCAGATTGCGATCCCCGATCATATCCACCAGAATCATCGCCTTGATGCGTGCGAGGTCGTTGGTCCGCTTGGCGGTCTCGACGTAGTGGCGGCTTCCGTAGGTGTGGTCGTTGCCGGTCCAGTCAGGCAGGGTGGCTTCCTCACCGTCGAAGAACACCAGCTCAACGGTCAGCGGGTTCTTGCGCGCCTTCAGCACACGCGCGAGTTCGATCAGGAACGCCGCGCTCGAGCCGGCATCGTTGGCGCCCACGAACCGGAACTGGCGGTAGAACTTCGTGTCGTAGTGGCCGCCGATGATCAGACGTTCGGGCCGCGTCCCCGGGATCGTCGTCCGGAGATTCACCATGTGAATCCGGCCGATCGGCGTGTCGGCGTCGAAGGCCTGATCCTCGGTCTTGAACCCAAGTGCCGTCATCTGGGCCCGAATGTACTTGCGCGTTTCTTCGAGCGCGGGCGAGCCCGCCGGCCGCGGGCCGAGGGCCACCATCGCCCGCACGTGCTCGTAGGCTTTTCCGCCGTCGAACGCTGGTGTGCCGGGTGGCTGGACGGCCATCAACGAGCAGGTGGTCACGACGAGCAGGCAGGGGATCAGAACGAGCCGAAGCGCGTTGGTCATGAACGGTAGTATACGCCCGGGTCTTGAGGCCCGGCGATCCCAGAGGGGTGTCACGCCGACCGGACCGCAGGCCGGGCTGTCCGCCTCCGCGCGTAGCGCTACGGCGAGACCTCGACCGTAGCTCAACGAGCGAAGTCGGGGAGCCCGTCCTGCGGCGCTGCTCAGGACGCCCCGAGCAAGGTCGAGGGGCGGCGAATCCCGCGGCGGCGGCCTCGCGCGCCCTCGACACGCACGGGCGCACCCAGTTCCTCGGCCAGGGGCCCGCTGTTGCGCTGGGCGGCCCACACCTCAAGCTCGAGGTCCGCGCGCCCGGCGACGCGCATCCGCCAGCCGTCGTCGTGTTCCGTGAGCGTGATCCGTTCGACCAGTTGCGCCCGGCTTCGGTCGAGGCTTTCGGCGATCCGCAGCATCGCCGAGAGCCAGCGGACCGCCCGGCGCATCGTTCGCGGCAGGCGCGCGAAGGTCGGGTGGCTCTTCTTCGGCGTCCCGCGCCGATGGTAGCGCGTGAGCAGCGCGATCACTTCGACCTCGTCCGGCTCGAACCCGCGCAGATTGCCGTTCTTCACCATGTAATACGAGTGGCGGTGGTGGTCTTCGTAACTGATGTGCTCGCCGACGTCGTGGACCGCCGAGGCGAGTTCCAGCCACTCCCGCGCGCGCTGGTCCAGGCGATGTTGGCGCCGTGTCTGATCGAAGATTGACAGCGCCATGCGCGAAACCTGCTGGGCGTGTTCCGCGGAGGGCGTGCCGCGCTGCGCCAGTTCCATCACGCTGCGCCGGCGGATGTCCGGATACCGCTCGATCCGCTCGATCGCGACCCGATTCCGACGCACGTAATCGAGCACCGCGCCTTCCCGCAACGAGAGCCCGCAGAGCGTCAGCTGCGTCACGCCCAGCTGGCGCAGGATGATGTCGAGCAGCACGGCGCCCGCGACCGCGAGATCCGCGCGCTTCGGATCGAGCCCAGGCAGCGCCAGTCGTTCCTCGAGCGACAGGACCGTCAACTGGTCCCTCACGCGCCGGATGGCGCGTGCCGGCACTCGCCTATGGTGAATTGGGTGTTCCGCCGCCGCGCGCGGGGTGCCGAGCGCCAGCGCCCCGAGGCTCAGCACCGTGCCCGACGTGCCAATCACGCGGGCGAAACCCGCCTTGGCCAGTGACTTGAGGTAGCCACCGAGCTCGCCGCGAATGTGCCTCACCATCCGCCGCTCGTCGGACCGACTGAGCGGGTCGCTGATCCCGAATCGCTCGGTCAGGCGGATGACGCCAAGCCTGAAGCTGCGCGCCTGCTGGGCGCCGGCGGCCGTGCCGTACGTGATCTCGGTACTCCCGCCCCCGATATCGATGACGACGGCCGTGCCGGCGCCGACGTCGACACCGTGAACGGCCGCCCGGTGAATCAGGCGCGCCTCCTCGATGCCCGTGATGACGCGGGCTTCGATGCCGGTGTGCCGGCGGACGCCGCCGCCATGGCCGCATCGCCAAGCGGGCGGCCTTCCAGGCCGCCCGCGCCCAGGCGCACCATGTCCTTCTCGCGGCCCACGACGGTGAACGACCCGTCCGGAGCGACCCGGACGAGGATCATGTGGAGCGAGTTGGTACCAATGTCGATGGCGGCTAACTGCATCGCGGCAACACTTCTCGGCACGGCTGGGCGGCAGCCGCACTATCCAGGGGCAGTCACTATAATAGGCCCATGGCGGTGCTGACACGACCAGGGTTCCTGCTGCGACGTCGCGTGAACGAGCTCGAGCGGCAGATGCCGCGTGCGACGACCGGCGAGATCGAGGGCATCCACCAGGCCCGGGTCGCCAGTCGGCGATTGCGGGAGATCCTGCCGCTGGTGGCTGCCGTGGAGGGCGAGCACGCCACGCGTGTGTTCCAGCGGGACACTCGGGCCATCACGCGGCGGCTCGGTCCGCTGCGCGAGATCGACGTGGCGCTGGCGACGCTGGCCGATCTGGAAGGCAGCGCTCCCGAGCACCGGGCGGCCATCGCGCGCGTCCGAACGCGGACGGCGCTCGAGCGCGAGAGGATATGGCGGCAGGCCGAGCGCGCACTCTCGAGAATTCACGTCAGCCACATTGTGCGGGGCGTTCGCGACCTGGCGGCCAGTCTGGGTTCGCCAGAACAGAATGTCGGCTGCGCGGCCTGGTCGGCGGCCCGCCTCGATGGGCGAATCGCCCGGCTCGACGAGGCGGTCCGGGCCGTCGGCGCCCTCTATGCGTCAGGGCCATTGCACGAAGTGCGGATCGCGCTGAAGAAGTTTCGCTACGCCT
Above is a genomic segment from Acidobacteriota bacterium containing:
- a CDS encoding Ppx/GppA phosphatase family protein, which codes for MEARVITGIEEARLIHRAAVHGVDVGAGTAVVIDIGGGSTEITYGTAAGAQQARSFRLGVIRLTERFGISDPLSRSDERRMVRHIRGELGGYLKSLAKAGFARVIGTSGTVLSLGALALGTPRAAAEHPIHHRRVPARAIRRVRDQLTVLSLEERLALPGLDPKRADLAVAGAVLLDIILRQLGVTQLTLCGLSLREGAVLDYVRRNRVAIERIERYPDIRRRSVMELAQRGTPSAEHAQQVSRMALSIFDQTRRQHRLDQRAREWLELASAVHDVGEHISYEDHHRHSYYMVKNGNLRGFEPDEVEVIALLTRYHRRGTPKKSHPTFARLPRTMRRAVRWLSAMLRIAESLDRSRAQLVERITLTEHDDGWRMRVAGRADLELEVWAAQRNSGPLAEELGAPVRVEGARGRRRGIRRPSTLLGAS
- a CDS encoding CHAD domain-containing protein gives rise to the protein MAVLTRPGFLLRRRVNELERQMPRATTGEIEGIHQARVASRRLREILPLVAAVEGEHATRVFQRDTRAITRRLGPLREIDVALATLADLEGSAPEHRAAIARVRTRTALERERIWRQAERALSRIHVSHIVRGVRDLAASLGSPEQNVGCAAWSAARLDGRIARLDEAVRAVGALYASGPLHEVRIALKKFRYAFEIAADLAGCRLDGSLRRLKSLQDLLGSLHDLQVLANRVRDCEAATRAAGARRELRALADELDQRVRQFHSRYLDERETLVPVIIRARHTAEGLGALGKSLPE
- a CDS encoding M28 family peptidase; translation: MTNALRLVLIPCLLVVTTCSLMAVQPPGTPAFDGGKAYEHVRAMVALGPRPAGSPALEETRKYIRAQMTALGFKTEDQAFDADTPIGRIHMVNLRTTIPGTRPERLIIGGHYDTKFYRQFRFVGANDAGSSAAFLIELARVLKARKNPLTVELVFFDGEEATLPDWTGNDHTYGSRHYVETAKRTNDLARIKAMILVDMIGDRNLNIRRESYSTPWMTDIIWSEARANGYGDSFPNDTMAVEDDHMAFLQAGLPAVDIIDLDYSTYWHTPEDTLDKVSARSIEAVGRTLVAALPKIEARLLAPAR